In Morganella morganii, the following are encoded in one genomic region:
- the cheY gene encoding chemotaxis response regulator CheY — MAAKDLNFLVVDDFSTMRRIVRNLLKELGYNKIEEAEDGVDALEKIRAGQIDFVVADWNMPNMDGLELLKTIRADDALKHIPVMMVTAEAKKENIIAAAQAGASGYVVKPFTAAILEEKLNKVFEKMGLN, encoded by the coding sequence ATGGCCGCTAAAGATTTGAATTTTCTGGTAGTTGATGATTTTTCCACCATGCGCCGTATCGTGCGTAACCTCTTAAAAGAGTTGGGCTACAACAAAATTGAAGAGGCGGAAGACGGTGTGGATGCACTGGAGAAAATCCGTGCAGGTCAGATTGATTTCGTGGTGGCGGACTGGAACATGCCGAACATGGACGGGCTGGAGCTGCTGAAAACCATCCGCGCGGATGATGCACTCAAACATATCCCGGTCATGATGGTGACCGCCGAAGCGAAAAAAGAAAATATTATTGCCGCCGCTCAGGCCGGTGCCAGCGGTTATGTTGTCAAGCCGTTCACTGCCGCGATCCTCGAGGAAAAACTGAATAAAGTCTTCGAAAAAATGGGTCTGAACTGA
- a CDS encoding DUF5339 domain-containing protein, with product MKKTILACSLGLMALALTACSGEEKSASSVPGATETCNKYFAEVDDLVKKATEKAGDNEAAKAQLEPMLKQFDEAKKQIATLPKEQQDAACKAGSDAMAQIKQAMGI from the coding sequence ATGAAAAAAACAATTTTAGCCTGCTCTCTGGGTTTAATGGCTCTGGCTCTGACTGCATGTTCCGGCGAAGAAAAATCAGCATCATCCGTTCCGGGTGCAACTGAAACCTGTAACAAATACTTTGCTGAAGTCGATGATTTAGTGAAGAAAGCAACTGAAAAAGCCGGCGACAACGAAGCAGCCAAAGCACAGTTAGAACCAATGCTGAAACAGTTTGACGAAGCGAAAAAACAAATCGCAACACTGCCGAAAGAGCAGCAGGACGCAGCATGCAAAGCAGGCAGCGACGCAATGGCTCAGATTAAGCAGGCAATGGGTATCTGA
- a CDS encoding protein phosphatase CheZ gives MTENKSTDRNKNSDDDLKQIITRVGFLTRMLRESMRELGLEKGVQQAVATIPDGKDRLRYIAQMTAQAAEKTLNGIDTIKPLQVKMHEDALDLQARWQSCPSAEVDPALQESTMAFIRRVIDGSAVTKSELLEIMMAQDFQDLTGQVVKKMMEVVEETEKQLLFLLMENTPAEIRAKHPVDSLKNGPQIDPKGTNVMASQSQVDDLLDELGF, from the coding sequence ATGACGGAAAATAAATCAACGGACAGGAACAAAAACAGTGATGATGATTTAAAACAGATCATCACCCGGGTCGGTTTTTTAACGAGGATGTTAAGAGAAAGCATGCGTGAACTGGGATTAGAAAAGGGCGTGCAGCAGGCGGTCGCGACAATTCCGGACGGAAAAGACAGACTGCGCTACATCGCTCAGATGACTGCACAGGCGGCGGAAAAAACACTCAACGGCATCGACACTATCAAGCCGTTGCAGGTAAAAATGCACGAGGACGCGCTGGATTTGCAGGCGCGCTGGCAATCCTGTCCGTCAGCAGAGGTCGATCCGGCTCTGCAGGAATCCACCATGGCGTTTATCCGCCGGGTGATTGACGGCAGTGCGGTGACCAAAAGTGAGTTACTGGAAATTATGATGGCACAGGATTTCCAGGATCTGACCGGTCAGGTCGTGAAAAAAATGATGGAAGTGGTGGAAGAGACAGAGAAACAGCTGCTGTTTCTGCTGATGGAAAACACCCCTGCGGAAATCCGTGCAAAACATCCGGTCGACAGTCTGAAAAACGGACCGCAGATTGATCCGAAAGGGACCAATGTGATGGCATCTCAGTCACAGGTTGATGATCTGCTCGATGAGCTTGGTTTCTGA
- the flhB gene encoding flagellar biosynthesis protein FlhB — protein sequence MSDESDVEKTEEPTPHKKQKAKEDGQIVRSKELSSLMMMLAGISLLWLSGGHLAGQLRDIFRQGFLFDNFYLQNPGLMLRFLGKVIGEALFAMLPVVGGLALVGISASALVGGLAFNTKSIKFDLTKLSPLKGFKRIFSMNALAELFKAILKSLLIGLGAWIFLWQAWPSLLHLAMESPSTAMANAMQKVIFAGYLIIFMLIPMVAFDVFWQFRSHLKKLRMSRQEIKDEFKQQEGDPQIKAKIRQQQRAMARNRMMADVPQADVIVTNPTHYAVALKYDEKKMTAPRVLAKGAGVLAQRIKEIGAENRILLLEAPPLARALYRHAEVGQSIPVALYSAVAEVLAWVFQLRRWRREGGLKPKKPKNLPVPKALDFVGENTRNG from the coding sequence GTGTCTGATGAAAGTGATGTGGAAAAAACAGAAGAACCCACCCCCCATAAAAAACAGAAAGCCAAAGAAGACGGACAAATTGTCCGCTCCAAAGAACTCAGCTCACTGATGATGATGCTGGCCGGTATCAGCCTGCTGTGGTTAAGCGGCGGTCATCTGGCGGGACAACTGCGTGATATTTTTCGTCAGGGATTTCTCTTTGATAACTTTTATCTGCAGAATCCGGGGCTGATGCTGCGTTTTCTCGGAAAAGTCATTGGTGAAGCGTTATTTGCGATGCTGCCGGTTGTCGGCGGGCTGGCGCTGGTCGGTATTTCGGCGTCGGCACTGGTCGGCGGACTGGCGTTTAACACCAAATCCATCAAGTTTGATCTGACAAAACTGAGCCCGCTGAAGGGCTTTAAACGTATTTTTTCCATGAATGCGCTGGCCGAATTATTCAAGGCGATTCTTAAATCCCTGCTGATTGGCCTGGGCGCATGGATTTTTTTATGGCAGGCGTGGCCGTCCTTACTGCATCTGGCGATGGAATCCCCGTCAACGGCAATGGCCAATGCGATGCAGAAAGTGATTTTTGCCGGTTACCTCATTATCTTCATGCTGATCCCGATGGTGGCGTTTGATGTGTTCTGGCAGTTCCGTTCGCACCTGAAAAAGCTGCGGATGAGCCGCCAGGAAATCAAGGATGAATTTAAGCAGCAGGAGGGTGACCCGCAGATAAAGGCCAAAATTCGTCAGCAGCAGCGCGCGATGGCGCGTAACCGCATGATGGCGGATGTACCGCAGGCGGATGTGATTGTGACCAACCCGACGCACTACGCCGTTGCTCTGAAATATGACGAGAAAAAAATGACCGCACCGAGAGTACTGGCCAAAGGTGCCGGGGTGCTGGCACAGCGGATCAAGGAGATAGGTGCGGAGAACCGCATTCTGCTGCTGGAGGCACCACCGCTGGCGCGGGCACTTTACCGCCATGCTGAGGTGGGACAGTCAATTCCGGTGGCACTGTATTCCGCCGTGGCGGAAGTGCTGGCATGGGTGTTTCAGCTGCGCCGCTGGCGTCGTGAAGGCGGCCTGAAACCGAAAAAACCGAAGAATTTACCGGTGCCAAAGGCACTTGATTTTGTTGGAGAAAATACCCGAAATGGCTAA